The Pseudomonas berkeleyensis genome includes a region encoding these proteins:
- a CDS encoding F0F1 ATP synthase subunit epsilon, giving the protein MAMTVHCDIVSAESEIFSGLVEMVIAHGNLGDLGIAPGHAPLITDLKPGPIRLIKQGGEAEVFYISGGFLEVQPNMVKVLADTVQRASDIDEAAAQEALKAAEKALSEQGSEFNYSSAAAHLAEVAAQLRTVQQLRKKFGG; this is encoded by the coding sequence ATGGCTATGACAGTCCATTGCGATATCGTCAGCGCAGAATCGGAGATCTTCTCCGGCCTGGTCGAGATGGTGATTGCGCACGGCAACCTGGGTGATCTGGGTATCGCTCCGGGCCACGCGCCGCTGATCACCGACCTGAAGCCGGGTCCGATCCGCCTGATCAAGCAGGGTGGCGAAGCCGAGGTGTTCTACATCTCCGGTGGTTTCCTCGAAGTTCAGCCGAACATGGTCAAGGTTCTCGCCGACACCGTGCAACGCGCTTCCGACATCGACGAAGCTGCTGCTCAGGAGGCCCTCAAGGCCGCCGAGAAAGCGCTGAGCGAGCAGGGTTCTGAGTTCAACTACAGTTCCGCCGCCGCTCACCTGGCCGAGGTTGCAGCCCAGCTGCGCACCGTCCAGCAACTGCGCAAGAAGTTCGGCGGCTA
- the atpD gene encoding F0F1 ATP synthase subunit beta: MSSGRIVQIIGAVIDVEFPRDQVPAVYEALKVVGAETTLEVQQQLGDGVVRTIAMGSTEGLKRGLDITRTHKAISVPVGKATLGRIMDVLGNPIDEAGPIGEEEQWEIHRAAPSYAEQAGGNDLLETGIKVIDLVCPFAKGGKVGLFGGAGVGKTVNMMELIRNIAIEHSGYSVFAGVGERTREGNDFYHEMKDSNVLDKVALVYGQMNEPPGNRLRVALTGLTMAEKFRDEGRDVLLFVDNIYRYTLAGTEVSALLGRMPSAVGYQPTLAEEMGVLQERITSTKKGSITSIQAVYVPADDLTDPSPATTFAHLDATVVLSRDIASLGIYPAVDPLDSTSRQLDPNVIGTEHYETARGVQYVLQRYKELKDIIAILGMDELSESDKQLVSRARKIQRFLSQPFFVAEVFTGSPGKYVSLKDTIAGFSGILKGDYDHLPEQAFYMVGGIEEAIEKAKKL; this comes from the coding sequence ATGAGTAGCGGACGTATCGTTCAAATCATCGGCGCCGTTATCGACGTGGAATTTCCGCGTGATCAGGTGCCAGCCGTATACGAGGCGCTGAAAGTAGTCGGCGCTGAAACCACTCTGGAAGTTCAGCAGCAGCTGGGCGACGGCGTGGTACGTACCATTGCGATGGGTTCGACCGAAGGCCTCAAGCGTGGCCTGGACATCACCCGTACCCACAAGGCCATCTCCGTACCGGTCGGTAAAGCGACCCTGGGCCGGATCATGGACGTGCTGGGCAACCCCATCGACGAAGCCGGTCCGATCGGTGAAGAAGAGCAGTGGGAAATCCACCGCGCTGCGCCGAGCTATGCCGAACAAGCAGGCGGTAACGACCTGCTGGAAACCGGCATCAAGGTTATCGACCTGGTCTGCCCGTTCGCCAAGGGCGGTAAAGTCGGTCTGTTCGGTGGTGCCGGTGTCGGCAAGACCGTAAACATGATGGAACTGATCCGTAACATCGCCATCGAGCACAGCGGTTATTCCGTGTTCGCCGGTGTGGGTGAGCGTACTCGTGAGGGTAACGACTTCTACCACGAGATGAAGGACTCCAACGTTCTCGACAAGGTAGCCCTGGTCTACGGTCAGATGAACGAGCCACCAGGCAACCGTCTGCGCGTTGCGCTGACTGGCCTGACCATGGCTGAGAAGTTCCGTGACGAAGGCCGTGACGTACTGTTGTTCGTCGACAACATCTACCGTTACACCCTCGCCGGTACCGAAGTATCCGCACTGCTCGGCCGTATGCCTTCTGCAGTAGGTTACCAGCCGACCCTGGCCGAAGAGATGGGCGTTCTGCAAGAGCGCATCACCTCCACCAAGAAAGGCTCGATCACCTCGATCCAGGCCGTATACGTACCTGCGGACGACCTGACCGACCCGAGCCCGGCGACCACCTTCGCCCACTTGGACGCCACCGTCGTACTGTCCCGTGACATCGCTTCCCTGGGTATCTACCCGGCCGTTGACCCGCTGGACTCCACCAGCCGTCAGCTGGATCCGAACGTCATCGGCACCGAACACTACGAGACCGCTCGTGGCGTTCAGTACGTGCTGCAGCGTTACAAGGAACTGAAGGACATCATCGCGATCCTGGGTATGGACGAACTGTCCGAATCCGACAAGCAGCTGGTATCCCGTGCTCGTAAGATTCAGCGCTTCCTGTCCCAGCCGTTCTTCGTGGCCGAAGTCTTCACCGGTTCGCCAGGTAAGTACGTGTCCCTGAAAGACACTATCGCTGGCTTCAGCGGCATCCTCAAAGGCGACTATGACCACCTGCCGGAACAAGCGTTCTACATGGTTGGCGGTATCGAAGAAGCCATCGAGAAAGCGAAGAAACTGTAA